AGTGAAATGGGGATAGGTCATGTACGCacgcatatgcatatatatatatatatatatatatggtaACTTTGTCTGTGCGTGTTTGCATGTTTGTATACCTGTGAAAGTCCTCTTGAAGACGGTGACAATACCAGCGAGTATGAGAGACGGTTGGTCTTTAAGAGAAGAAACGCGACGCGTGttaccttttttatttttccttcatcttGGTATCTTTTCTGTCTTATTGTGAGTTTTGggtgttttttcctttgtttatGTCTCACTGTTTGATACCCAGTGTCGATAAATATTTTTCACGTTCGCCTGTTGTGCTCCACCATTCGAtcatttatttgttattgacatcactattattattattattattgtgacTCTCTGTattgtgttgttttcgtttggtGGCAGGTCTCCCCGCCCAAGGACATAGTGTTGGTGACAGAGTGTTACTGGACGCACATAAACACCTAACAGGAAGTAAAGGAGGCTtggaaacgaaagaaaaaaaaacataagtaGATAAATAATTGAAATAGGTAAAAAGGACGGGACGGAATACCTTCAGCACtttgagagagaaaaaagtgcCCTAACGGACCAAAAAGGGGAGGAGAAGCGAAGTCAAACGGGGAATGTCCTCGCGTgaggagaggagaaacgATACTGCGGATGAAAatggagaggaggaagatgaactGTTcgaagaagagatggaggaCGAAGACCACTTGACAGCCGACAGGTTTTCACCCGTCAGCAACATTGGTAAGGAAAGCATGAGCCCGTCGGATAGAAGCAGAAGCATTAACCGTTCAGCTGAACTTAAAtcagggaaagagaaaggtgTGTATTCCAGTCTCCCTCCGAGGAAGCCTGATATAACGGAGATTACAATGCAACTTCCTGGTATGGGTGATGACTTCATGACAGTTCATGTGCGGCTCACTCCCGCGATTGACCTCCAGCCTCCAAAAGGCAACTGGTTGAAGGAGGTTGAAAAGGATGGGGAAATTGATGAAGAGGcacaggaagaggaagagcaaGGACgagatgaagaggatgaggagaatgaagaggaggaggatgaggaaggggatgaggatgaggatgagaACGGCACAGTGCCGCGCAAGAGAGGCGGCACGCAGttggggaagggaaagaaggaagcaaatgaagaggaagagggagataatgaggaagaggaggagaacaGTGATGTAAATGCCACCAAAGAACGGTTGTGCCCTCCTTGGCTACTACCTTTGCTAAGCGACGATGCATTCTACTGGGAACATACACTAGATAAAATGTTTGGCTACGAGCTTCCACCAAGTCCAAATATCGATGCTTGTGGTGACCCGAAGAGTGCCATTAGAAGGCCGAGAACAAGTAGGGATGATGGTGACGGGGATGCAGAAGACCAAACTGGGGACAAGCTCAAGACACCTGAGAAGGTTGTGATAACGGATGCAGCGGATGACAAAAGTGCTGCTAGTGGCGACAGTAGCGACGCCGACGGAGATATTCGTGAAGGGGAGTTATCCACGATTACCGTTCCAACCAACCAAACGTCTAAGCAGCTAGAAGCACAACCTCGCCCCGCAAGATTCTCCTTGCAGTCGTCATCTTCTCTTGGAATGAATGTACAAAATCAGTTTCCCAAGCGGCCGGTGTTGCGTTTTACAGAAGCCAGTCGCCTCTTCTATATTGTGCGTTCTATCGGCGGTAAACGATGGTACTTGCTCGATACACTTCCTATGCCTGAGGAAGAGAGTGAGGAGGATGTAGAGGAAGAGGCAATGGAAGAGGTAGAGGAAGGTGAGGAGAGCGAAGAGGATGAAACAAACTCTGCGAGCGGCAGCACAGAGACTGGTGACCAGAATCTGGACGAGGAGCGCGAGAAGAATGTGGAAGATGACCAGGCCAAAGAACCGATGGAACAAGCGGTGGGGGCTCAGTCTGACGTCGATCAGgtagaagaagaggaggacgaCGGAGGCGTACCGGATGCAAGTATGCTCGATATGCAATCTGTTATCTGCATTGACACACTTACGCTAGCCGCACTGCGGTGCCCAGCGGCTCTTCGCACCTGTTTGGTGCAGAAGGACCCTATTTCTCTGGCGTGCATTGAGACATGGATGCGGTTGGATGTCAACATCGCACTGCCGATACTAACCACAATTTACCGCACGATGCTTGCCATACGTGCAGAGGCCCCACGGCTACCGTATTCTCTTCCCGATTGGAAATTCGATTACAACATCTTCTTAACATCGTCCTACCTGGCGCACCGTAAGCCGCAGTATCCGCGGCAAACTGCAAATTTGGTTTCGAGTACCTCTCAAATTTTGGCCGTGGTAGACTCCCCGTGCGTAGGGGAGAGGCAAAGTTATGAAACTATGGCTGGGTTACTTTCGGTTCGTACCTTCCCATCAAAGCCGATTCTATTACAAAACTTGAACCATGTGGTTGGAATGCGGTTGTTCGTGTGGCTTATTACGGAGATACCCCATCACGTGTTGCTGCAGTGGGCTTCCCTGAAGTCGTCGCCTCCGGATTCTGGGAGGAAGGACGCTGAAACTGGTAGCGAAAGTGATGACGGTGAcgatgaagaggatgaggaaggAGACGGCAAGAAGAAGGCTGCCCGCTATATCGCTTCGGTTGTAGACGCGTTCTGGAAACGCGTTCCCAGCGTGGACGGCCCTTACTTGattctttctcccttcttgAAGGCCGTTGTCGTGGAAGTGCGTCGGCGCCAGCGGCGGGAGCGGGAGGGATTCGGTGCATCGAAGTACACACTAATGGAGTGCGTTGCGCATGCATTGCCCAAACGTATAGAAGACGGCAAACCAAAGAAAGATCCACTGGTAGCATcctcattttctctctttcctcagAACTATGGACCCCCTGAGTTGTCCACGCCATCGCCACCAGACCAGCGAGTGTATCAAAGTGACCTTGTCATACTACTACTCACACTGACAACGACGCCTGCTACACGAGACGCAACAACCGTGCGGACGGAGCGATTGGCCCTGGGTGTTCGATCGCATCCACGCCCCCTCTCATATGCACCTGATGGCAACTATGAGCTTCTAACGTATCTGCTGAATAAGAAGACGGAGAAGGTTCGGACTCCCGTGGAAGCTGTACGATCGGGATATTTCCGTGTCCTGTATCTTTCCCTACTGCGTTTCGTGGCGCCTTCTTCTGTTATGCTCCTACTTTCGGTGACACCACTCTTTTCTGTCATGGGACCGGCGGATCGATGCCCCTTGCCTCAGCTGCTGCACGCGTGGCACATTGAGTGGGATTTTTGCTTCAGGGGTCATTTAGATCACTTTATAAATACATTTTGGAATGAATTGTATTATCGTACCCTCGAGAAACAGTTTGACGACGCAACAGTGTTACGAGCGAAGCAGTTGATGCTTCTGGAAAAAGTGACAGAACGGCGCAATCAATACCTATTTGCCATCCGACAACTGAATTCGCGCGCACGTCCTCTTTCTGCAAGGGCATTCGTGGGGTTCCCGGTCCTAGTGGGGGAAGAGTGCGAAGAAACATTGGCTATTTCCAGTACACTTGAGGCACTCCCACCGATAAAACCCAGGAAAATAATTAAGAGCAGTGAACACCCATTAAACCTCTCGCCGTACAGTGAGGACTGGCGACACGAAGAAGAACACGTGCGATACATGCTTGCTTCCTTACCCATGGCGCCACGAACGTATTTGACCCCAGAAACATTACATTTACTATTGTTTGATGTGCCACATGCCAATCGATATGCAATACATTACCTCATGCGCGGTTGCGGCGTTGTCCAAACTCAAATTAACCCACTCAAGGGGGCTGCAGTGCCTGCGATGGAGTATGCTCTGCTTACTCGAAATGTGGAGGCCGTTTTGATGTTGCTAGCCACTGGGGAAACATTGGATGATCAAATGCTGGGTGGAATGGTAAATGGTGAAGCGTGGTTATACGAGGCTTTCCGTGGAAGAGACGCCATGAGGCTGTTGGCGGtgtggaggaaaaaggaacaggaacGCAAGTCTGATCCAGACGTGAGGTTTGGCGTTCTCCGAACGATCCCCACATCGGAATGAAGGATCAAAACTTATCTGTGTAAAGTGttcgaattttttttgttcttgtacctgcatatatatatatatatatatatatatatatatatatataagtgtttatgtttatgtgtatttgtatttgtatttgtatttgtgtttgtttcgttGTTATGGCGCGTTTTCTAGCTTCACTttcctgaaaaaaaaagttgacgTTGTTGTTATCATTGTCGTTGtattctttttcgtttgtgcAGATGGTGTTCCTGCGCGCAGATGAAGAAGACgacgaaaaaggaaaatgttgGGTTTTTCATTCCCAAGCTTTTACTGGATGTACAGAAGCTGAAGTGCATTTGTGCACTAAGTATGTATTCTTGTAATTTACCGAGTAGTTTAAGATAATGAATTATTTCCACCCCtcccccaaaaaaaacacccctAAAAGGGACAAACACACTACATGTCTTACCTTCTTTTATCCGCCTTGTGACAGGAACCGGCTGACAGAATGGGCCCTCCGCGGTACTGTACGTTTTGAAGAAAGAGAGTGGATATGTATGCAAATTTTGCAGTTTAGCACTTTAAAAATTTCTTCCACACTCTGAAAaatggaagggagggggtTTGGTTCCGTTATTAGGTAAACCGAGAAAAAGGACATATTGCTTTGCTTAGAGAGGTTATGAGGAATTCTCTAACTTCAAAAATATACCCTTGcacttgtttcttttgcgcttttgttttcattctttGATGGTGAATCAAATATACAAGgtgtacatatatttgtaaGGAACAGTTGTTGGGTGATCGGTTGTGGCGTACCCTCATCTTGTTCAGCTGAACTCATACCAGTGACCTACGTACAAAAGTACATTTAGAGTCACGCGTTAGGAATTTTTCAGTTTGCACACTCCACGAAGTCTCAAATCTCTCTGCGCTGGGAGGGAGGggactttaaaaaaaaaacattgacGAGCAggcaagaggaaaagaaaggtagcAATGGGGTTGCTTAAGGTGGAGACTCACGTTATTAACGACGATGTGCAGGTAGATGATGTTTTACAGGAGCAAAGGCTCAGTGAATCCGTTCCTCTCTCACGCCGACTGGAAGTAAGGAAACATACAAGTGGGCAAGGTGCCGTAGAATGTAAGGAGAAGGCAGCTACGTCGCAAATGTCTTCCCCTTCCACTCAATTAGTGGTAGCGGGTGAAACAACACCTTCCACCGACATACGGAGGTCACTAATGGCGCAAAGGGGTAGCAAACTTCCCTCCTGCACCAAAGAATGTGTTTCCAATACGAGTGTCAATAAGACTCCACTAAGTGCGTTGAAATTATCCCAAAACGCCTCGTCACCTGCTGCCAAACTTGCCTTCTTGAAAAGGCACAACAAGGCACCTTCTGTATCCCACCCGGGAGGTGCTATCCTTCCCGCACTGATGACGAGAGTTACCGATGTGGAGACGTTACTTTACACTCTCCTCCCCCCTCAGCGCATAGTGTGCGAGGAAACAGGGGAAACGATTGTGAAGTCGGTCTCATTAGAACAACCGTCTCGCGTTGAAGTAGCTAAATTGCACGAACGGACACTGCAGCAGCTACAGCAGCGTCGGGCACGAGAATGGGGAATATGCCCGCTTAGACGTGAAATCTATACCGAGTTGTTCGATGAACTTATTAGAGAAATTACGCTTGAGGAACCCGCACGTGGTGTCTTGTTGCTTCGTATTCGTGATGAGATGAATCAAACCCTAGCTGCTCACCGCGCCCTTGCCGAGCGAACCTTACTTTTCGCCTCAAAGCAGCGGATGGAACCACCCGAAGATATCAGTGCCCTTCGTCAGCGGATAAAGGaactggaagaggagcgggAAGAATTACTGGTGAAGCGAAGGATGGCAACTGTGCGGGAGGAACAGATACAGAGCGCGCTTCTTGATGAAAACACAGCTAGGGTGAAGTTGTGGCAAGATGAAACTTGTTACTACCGCCGCGCCAACAGACAGGTATCACAGCGCATCAAGACAGAGACGGAGCGCGCAAATGCCCATGGTGTTCAGGTGGATCGCTTTGTTCTAGAGGGAGGTCCCCCATCGTCTGACCTCGGTGTAGAGCTCTAGCGTGGATCTGTTGGCAGGAACACAAGTGACATTTAGTGTGTGTTTGGTCGTGAGacggggaaggggaagcggGTGAAGTTGCTTTCGTTTTGTATCCGCACTGTTCCCCTATTtttatccctttcctccccttcGTGCCGTTACACCACCTGGAGTATTGTGAGTACATTCCCCTTGACCGCAGCACTTTAAATGTTTAAACATGTATGTAATGGATTCGATAAAGTACTTCGAATGTGTCTGTCTGTCTTCCACTGAGAGCTCTTCCCTTTGTCAGGTGACACAGGATGTtatgtatatgcatatgttGTTGAATGTAACGACAATAGCGTTCCAGCGTACCCGGTTGTCCCTTACGTTTCCGGACTGCAATGTGCATGTGCTCGTGCTTCTGTAGGTCCACAACAATCAAGGGCATTACCCAGTACCCCCAATTTGTGCTATACGAAGCCGAACGTTCGTTTTTGCGCGTATACCATCAACTGGggccctttctttcttctctcttaGCTCATTTCTTGCGGCTGTTTGTGCTACTTTACTTCGAGTGATTGTTGTTAATGTTATCATCTGgaatgtacatatatacatgcacTTTTTGTATGCTTGTTTAAAGCGTCAAAGCTCTGCACATTGTGCGCAAAGCTCAATAGTAACAATAGTAGGTCAATAACTACGTGGTCAAGGAAGGGCTGATAGGAACACAAATGTCACAGGCAGGTGTGAGTGGGAATCGCACCACTTTGGCCACACCCTCTAATGACTGCAATGACAAGGAAATATTGGATATTATTCAACAACGCGGTGCGCCACATCTCTATTGTTACCCGAGTGTGCGTGCCCACTCCGGTGTCCGTTCCTGTTACTATGCAGCCTGCGGCAGAGGCCCAACTTTGCCGCCACCACTCCGCACCGTCCTGTCGGCCGCTGCCTCATCATTTCACTGCATTGTTCAGGGGAGAGGTGTAAACATGACGCGGAGAACAGTGCGTGCggaagcggaagaagaaTGTATTGCAAAACAAATTTCTCCATCGTGCGGGGCCCCCCTTGTGAGTGATAGCACCGTTAGTATGGTAGATGCAGTCTTAAGGCATTTGTGTATGGTCAAAGGCACCCCTGTCTTTCTTCCGGGCTTTTTATCGTATCCTTATTACAATCTGCTTGAGCTTTTTGATCGGTGGGGACTACATATTGTAGGTTACGATGTGGATTTCGTGAAAATGCGCGTAGACGAGAACGACCTTCGGCTGAAGGCAAGATCGGTGGGTTTGGCCGGTAGCACCCACTTTATGGGTAATGGCGCCAAACCCAACAGAACAGGTAGTATTCAAAACAGCCCACCGCTTCTTTTGTTCATAGGTGTCGGCGGCCGCCCCATCTCTAACATTGAGAGCATGACGCATCTTGTGCGTGCTGAGTTTCGCGCGGTAACCATTGAGTTGTGTCCTCTTACTGCTGCGTTTCTGGACCGAGAGGATTCACAAAAACCATCAGCACGGGCGGATATCTGTGTCATGGCTATGGATGGTGCTGGTGAATTTGGAGGGGCTCTTGCGTTCACTGGTGATCCCCTGTTAGCAGATGGAATCCTCCAGCAGTTGCACAAGCGACCGACGGCGTCATCGCGGGATCACTGGATTGCATTGGCGTTGCACATCGCTCATTTGTTGGTGTCAGATGGCAAGAGTTTTAAGTTCGTGTTGCACGTATTGCGCTGGTGTTCGTTATTGATGAGTAGGAAACGAGGAGGCAGCGCGTCAAGACCCCACGTGGACCATAtttttcaatttcttttAGCAACAAGGGCGAAAAAACCATTGAGCGGCCTACACACTTTCGCAGAAGTTGGAGAAAGTTGTGATGAAGGCCGCGGCAAGGCCACTGCTACGGTGCCACCTCACACCAGCAATGACTTGTCGTTTTCAAAACCTCATCCTGGTGTCATTGCCTGGCTTGAGGAGGCCATTGCAAGGGCTCATCAAGATGCCATGTTGGaatgtttttcgttttgggAATTTGTTAGTAGCCTGCGCAACGATGTGGAGGTTGTTTCTGCTGGAGAGCCCCAAACGCCAAAACAATGCGTGACCTGCCATTCCAATGCTATTTTTGTGCGCGTCCGTGAGCCAAAGCTCGCGGCACGTGCCTTGTTGGGTGCTGGTTTTGGCGCAACCCCTCTCACCCCGCATTGGTGGGGCGGAAGGCAGCAGAAAACAATGGATGGTGCCAAGATGTTGGTGAAAGGCTATTTAAGACGGTTGTCACCTCACGACATTGTTCTTCTTCCAAAGTGCCCTA
The genomic region above belongs to Trypanosoma brucei brucei TREU927 chromosome 10, whole genome shotgun sequence and contains:
- a CDS encoding 33 kDa inner dynein arm light chain axonemal translates to MGLLKVETHVINDDVQVDDVLQEQRLSESVPLSRRLEVRKHTSGQGAVECKEKAATSQMSSPSTQLVVAGETTPSTDIRRSLMAQRGSKLPSCTKECVSNTSVNKTPLSALKLSQNASSPAAKLAFLKRHNKAPSVSHPGGAILPALMTRVTDVETLLYTLLPPQRIVCEETGETIVKSVSLEQPSRVEVAKLHERTLQQLQQRRAREWGICPLRREIYTELFDELIREITLEEPARGVLLLRIRDEMNQTLAAHRALAERTLLFASKQRMEPPEDISALRQRIKELEEEREELLVKRRMATVREEQIQSALLDENTARVKLWQDETCYYRRANRQVSQRIKTETERANAHGVQVDRFVLEGGPPSSDLGVEL